Proteins co-encoded in one Capsicum annuum cultivar UCD-10X-F1 chromosome 9, UCD10Xv1.1, whole genome shotgun sequence genomic window:
- the LOC107854716 gene encoding secreted RxLR effector protein 161-like produces the protein MEPNLKLKKDKGEDLKDVIKFQQLVGSLIYLTIIRPEIYYSVGIISQFMQNPTTSYLNTAKRIFHYMKGSLSHGLWYKRCDTFLLSGFTDANWAGDTYDHRSTLGYCFSTGSTVVSWCSKKQDLISLSTTEAEYIAATMAAQECIWLKRLINDMYQKVDYVVQSSVTTKVPSNLHQIWFFML, from the coding sequence ATGGAGCCAAATCTTAAGTTGAAGAAGGATAAAGGCGAGGATTTGAAGGATGTAATAAAGTTCCAACAACTAGTTGGAAGTTTGATTTATCTGACTATTATAAGGCCAGAAATATATTACTCTGTTGGTATCATTTCTCAATTTATGCAAAATCCAACAACTTCTTACTTAAATACCGCAAAGAGGATTTTTCACTATATGAAAGGATCTCTTAGTCATGGACTTTGGTACAAGAGGTGTGATACTTTTTTATTGAGTGGATTTACTGATGCAAATTGGGCAGGTGATACATATGATCACCGCTCGACTTTAGGTTATTGTTTTAGTACTGGGTCAACAGTGGTGTCTTGGTGCAGTAAGAAGCAAGATCTTATTTCTTTGTCTACCACTGAAGCTGAATATATTGCAGCAACCATGGCTGCACAAGAATGTATTTGGTTGAAAAGGCTAATCAATGATATGTACCAGAAAGTAGACTATGTTGTGCAATCAAGTGTGACAACGAAAGTTCCATCAAACTTGCATCAAATCTGGTTTTTCATGCTCTAA